One segment of Ficedula albicollis isolate OC2 chromosome 2, FicAlb1.5, whole genome shotgun sequence DNA contains the following:
- the IMPAD1 gene encoding inositol monophosphatase 3: MSGINSEERVDTADQETVSWDHSIPEDIKQKIQPKEVPAESVTVWIDPLDATQEYTEDLRQYVTTMVCVAVNGKPVIGVIHKPFSSYTAWAMVDGGSNVKARSSYNEKTPRIIVSRSHAGKVKQVARQTFGNKTVIIPAGGAGYKVLALLDVPEKNQEEADVYIHVTYIKKWDICAGNAVLRALGGHMTTLTGEEISYTGSDGNEGGLIASINMNHKALIEKLPDLEKASHK, from the exons ATGTCGGGG ATAAATTCTGAGGAGCGTGTTGATACAGCTGATCAGGAGACAGTCTCCTGGGATCACAGTATTCCTGAAGacataaagcaaaaaatacagCCTAAAGAGGTGCCAGCAGAAAGTGTCACTGTCTGGATCGATCCTTTAGATGCTACACAAGAATATACAG AGGATCTTCGACAGTATGTCACGACAATGGTTTGTGTGGCTGTAAATGGTAAACCAGTAATAGGTGTGATACACAAGCCCTTCTCATCATACACAG CTTGGGCAATGGTGGATGGTGGGTCAAATGTAAAAGCTCGTTCCTCCTACAACGAGAAGACTCCAAGGATTATTGTGTCCCGCTCCCATGCAGGAAAAGTTAAGCAGGTTGCACGGCAgacatttggaaataaaacagtgaTAATCCCCGCTGGTGGAGCAG GTTATAAAGTGCTGGCCCTCCTTGATGTGCCTGAAAAGAATCAAGAAGAAGCTGATGTGTACATCCACGTCACCTACATTAAGAAGTGGGACATATgtgctggaaatgcagtgtTGAGAGCATTGGGTGGCCATATGACCACCCTGACTGGTGAAGAAATTAGTTACACTGGCTCAGATGGCAATGAAGGAGGACTTATAGCCAGTATCAACATGAACCATAAAGCACTAATAGAAAAACTTCCAGACCTGGAAAAAGCATCACACAAATAA